GTCAACGATATTTACCTCAATCATAAAAAAATTGTGGGGATTCTCGCAGAGGCCCAAGTCCAACCAGACACGAGTTTGCAGGTCGCCTTAGGCATCGGAATAAATTTTCATATTTCAAAATTTCCTGAAGCAATCGCTCACAAAGCCGGATCATTATTTACAGAAACTCCCACAATAACACGCTCTGAGCTTGTTGCTAAAATCTGGTCAGAATTCCATCGTCTCTCTAAGCGGAACTTTTTTGAAATTTATAAATCTCATTCCTTCGTTCTCGGGAAGACCGTGGAATTTGAGGAAAATAAAGTCTTATATAAAGGTACCGCAGTAGATTTAACGCCCTCTGGTCAGCTTGTTGTTCACCTTGAAGATGGTCAGACAAAAATCCTCTCGAGTGGTGAAATCTCACTAAAAAAATGGACGTGATGGACGTCCATTTTTATTTTTTTCATTTATATTATTAGGAGTTTAGGAAATTCGGAATTATTATATTTTAAAAATCTGACCAATCATCTTTTTTTTCATCTTCAACTGGCTCAGCCTCTTTCATCTTACGGCCAGATGAGTGAGATGAAGATTTGCTTTGCCAACGGTCCGCATAGCTTGACCAGTTTTCTTCATTTGTTCTGCGGTAGTTTTGTCTCCCAGCATTACTTCCAGCACTTGGAATAATCCAACTGGCAATAAAGTATACAGGAATGAGGCTTCCCCAACTTCCGAAAGCTAAGAGGACATACAAGATACGTACAAAAGTAATGATGTCAGGGCTCCAACCAAAGTATTCACAGATACCTGCAATCGTACCCGTCAACATTCGATTGTTTGATGATTTTGTTAATTGTTTTTGAGACATTTTCTTTCCTTTCTAGAAGCTGTCCTTCGAATGATTAATGAGGGCTAGGTATTAGCCAGCTCGCTACGATATATACAAGTGCAAGTGTTCCAAAACTTCCTAAAGCGAAGAACACATACAAAATACGCATGAGTGTAATTATATCACGACTTAAGCCAAAATACTCGCCTACGCCTGCTATGGTCCCCGTAAACATACGGTTACTTGATGATTTTGTAAGTTGTCTTTGAGACATATGTTTTCCTTTCTAAAAAGTTTGGAAGGATTTCTGCTTAGTCAATATCTTTAAGCCAGATTGTTCCTGATTTTGTTTCGAGTTCAAAGGTTAAAGTATCTGGGCCAGTACGAACGACTGCCGCACCGTTACGACTCGCTTCAAAAGGATTATCCAAATTCAAGCGTGTTTTATAGCCACCAAATACTGTCCGTACATGTCCAACGAGGCCGAGATATTCTGGTACAGAAAGTTTCACATCGCCATTGACATTTTTCACCATTAATTTTCTTGGTGTATCTTGGTTTTGTGTCAAGAGAATATTCCCATTGACCAAATTGACATCTCCATCTTCAAAGGCTGATGTAACTCGGATGTTCCCGTTGACTGAATTTAGCTTCAAAACATTTGTTGAACCATCTAAAACTTTAATTTCACCATTTTTAATAGTTACGTTAATATCTTTATTGGTTGTTTCCACAAGTTCAACTTCACCATTGACTTGATCAATTTCCAAGTTATCCACTGCGATTTTTTCTACTTTGATATCCCCATGTGCAAACTTGAAATCAAAAGTTTCGTACACTTTTTCAGGCAAGTAAAGTTCCAAATTCACAGCTGTACGCAAGCTATCAGATGTCGTAATCTCTAAAACACCGTCGCTAACTTCGAGTTTTGTTTTTTCAGCCAGATATTCATCAATTTTTTCTTGGTCTACTGCACCGTAAATTCTGTATTCAGCTTTTACATGAGCATTTTCCCCAGGATAAACGGAAATTTTACCAGCCTTAATGTCTAAATTAACGGAATGAAAGTCACCTTCAATATCTTTTTCCACAGTTTTTACTGTCGATTTTACTTTTGGAAAACCTTTAGAGAAGTCGATATTATCATCGATTGCTTTCGAAGCATCTTTGAACACCACTTTTCCTTTTGTTACGATTTGGTCCATGATACCTTTGAAGGAGTCCATAAAGTCAACCTCGTGGTTAACAAATCCTTCTGTATCTGTGTAGTTAAATTTTTCTTTATTTTCGCTGTGGCCTTCTTCAGCCATAGGATTTGATTTGTCAAGCAACTCTAATGCTTCGTCTTCAGTGATGATCCCCCGACGCATCAAGTCCATAATTCTATCTTTTTTATTCATTGTTGTTCCTCCTGTTATAGAACTGAGATCTGTCAATCTCTATATTTACATTATCCCATACTTTATTGTGGATAATCTCAGTCTTTGGACTGATTTTTTTCTTTAACTTTTTTCAAAAGGACAAAAAAAGGCTCTTACGAACCTTTTTTTATTTTTGAGGTTGAATATATGTGGATAAGCTTGCATCACTTGCTGATATCGTACGATAATTTACAACGTTAAGTCCTTTAACATTCATTTCGGAAACAAGAATTGAACCATCCTTATTTACTTTTTCCACAAAAGCAACGTGACCATACTCAGCAGAAGCTCCAGCTACGCCCGGTGGGAAACTTACCGCATAGCCCACTTGTGGAATAGTTGTTGTATAGTAACCTTGTGCGGCGCCGCTTGAACCCCAAACGCCACCATTACCCATGAATTGGCCAATTTTTCCGCCCAGTTGGAAGATACGGTTATACACATATTGTGTACAATTTCCCCAGGCATAGCTTGAGGCTCCTGGGTATTGTTTCCCATCATATTCTGGGAATTTCAAATCACTCGGCATTGCTTCCAATAAGGGGCTTGCAGGAGCATCGAGATTTTTAAACTCCTCTGACAAGTTTTCAATATCGTCATACTGGGTCAAGTTGTATTCTTTAATAATTTGAATAAGCTTAGCGGCATACTCTGGATCTGTAGCAAAGATACCTTGTAATGAACGTGCTGCGTCTTCCACACTGGCACTATTTACCTTCCAGCTTCCAGCATAAATCTTGCTGTTCCAAGTTGTTCCATGCAACATCAAATTAATGTAATCTACAAGGGATTGGTCAAAATTTTCATAGGCACGGTAAGTTCCAGACGAAATTGTTACGGACTGTCCATTAAATGCACCGATAATATTAAATAAATTATGGTAGATTGCTGCGACATTACTATGTCCGTAGCCAGATTCCAGAATAGCTTGCGCAATAATTAAAGAAGCATAGAGATTGTTTTGGCCTGCAAGTTGTGAAATACGAGGGGCAATACTTTTGATAAAATCTTCAGCAGTTGTAGTGTTAATTTTTGTCAATGGTGGTACTGCAATATTTGTTTTATTAAATTTCAAGTCGCCATCTGTACTTGCCTGTTTATAAGTCGTTACCGCATCCTGTGCTGTATAGTTGGCTCCAGAATAGACGGGAGCAACGTAATTATAGTTAGGTGCAGACGGAGCTGGAGCTGGAGTTGGTGCTGGTGTGCTCGGTTTTGGCGTTGATGGCTTTGGCTGAGAAGGTTTTGGTTTCTCTGGCTTCGGTTTCTCTGGATTCACGGGTTTTTCAGGTTCCGTGGGATCTGTTGGATTTGTCGGATCTGTTGGGTCCGTTGGGTCTGTCGGATCTGTCGGATCTGTTGGATCTGTTGGATCTGTTGGGTTTGTTGGATCTGTTGAATCTGTTGAATTTTCTGTTTCACTACTCTCCAACTGCCCATTATCCCCAGCTTCAACCATGTTTTCCTCTGAATTCAGAGCTAGAGTGTCCAAATT
This window of the Lactococcus garvieae subsp. garvieae genome carries:
- a CDS encoding biotin--[acetyl-CoA-carboxylase] ligase; amino-acid sequence: MKNPLDKKIILDANPWLNDVKILDESISTQLDAKTDGQANTLYMSEKQTGIYGRFGREYYASPEGGIYMTLLLKPGGALGALPNYTLLAAAAVVSAIETLTTKKVDIKWVNDIYLNHKKIVGILAEAQVQPDTSLQVALGIGINFHISKFPEAIAHKAGSLFTETPTITRSELVAKIWSEFHRLSKRNFFEIYKSHSFVLGKTVEFEENKVLYKGTAVDLTPSGQLVVHLEDGQTKILSSGEISLKKWT
- a CDS encoding PspC domain-containing protein, with amino-acid sequence MSQKQLTKSSNNRMLTGTIAGICEYFGWSPDIITFVRILYVLLAFGSWGSLIPVYFIASWIIPSAGSNAGRQNYRRTNEENWSSYADRWQSKSSSHSSGRKMKEAEPVEDEKKDDWSDF
- a CDS encoding PspC domain-containing protein — encoded protein: MSQRQLTKSSSNRMFTGTIAGVGEYFGLSRDIITLMRILYVFFALGSFGTLALVYIVASWLIPSPH
- a CDS encoding DUF4097 family beta strand repeat-containing protein, with translation MNKKDRIMDLMRRGIITEDEALELLDKSNPMAEEGHSENKEKFNYTDTEGFVNHEVDFMDSFKGIMDQIVTKGKVVFKDASKAIDDNIDFSKGFPKVKSTVKTVEKDIEGDFHSVNLDIKAGKISVYPGENAHVKAEYRIYGAVDQEKIDEYLAEKTKLEVSDGVLEITTSDSLRTAVNLELYLPEKVYETFDFKFAHGDIKVEKIAVDNLEIDQVNGEVELVETTNKDINVTIKNGEIKVLDGSTNVLKLNSVNGNIRVTSAFEDGDVNLVNGNILLTQNQDTPRKLMVKNVNGDVKLSVPEYLGLVGHVRTVFGGYKTRLNLDNPFEASRNGAAVVRTGPDTLTFELETKSGTIWLKDID
- a CDS encoding glucosaminidase domain-containing protein, with product MKVKERKALPKVALSAAAVLGVAAFGANAHADSATSTASDIKAVTNLDTLALNSEENMVEAGDNGQLESSETENSTDSTDPTNPTDPTDPTDPTDPTDPTDPTDPTNPTDPTEPEKPVNPEKPKPEKPKPSQPKPSTPKPSTPAPTPAPAPSAPNYNYVAPVYSGANYTAQDAVTTYKQASTDGDLKFNKTNIAVPPLTKINTTTAEDFIKSIAPRISQLAGQNNLYASLIIAQAILESGYGHSNVAAIYHNLFNIIGAFNGQSVTISSGTYRAYENFDQSLVDYINLMLHGTTWNSKIYAGSWKVNSASVEDAARSLQGIFATDPEYAAKLIQIIKEYNLTQYDDIENLSEEFKNLDAPASPLLEAMPSDLKFPEYDGKQYPGASSYAWGNCTQYVYNRIFQLGGKIGQFMGNGGVWGSSGAAQGYYTTTIPQVGYAVSFPPGVAGASAEYGHVAFVEKVNKDGSILVSEMNVKGLNVVNYRTISASDASLSTYIQPQK